In Flagellatimonas centrodinii, a single window of DNA contains:
- the dnaE gene encoding DNA polymerase III subunit alpha has translation MSFVHLRLHTEYSLTDGVVRIEPPKRKGGGQGATLTSRAAELGYPAVAVTDQSNLFVLVKFYKAAESAGLKPLIGCDVWLEPDAAGDSPERLTLLVMNDTGFRNLTRLLSQGYTEGQARGTPQLQRDWLADNADGLLALTGRDGPVFRAAAADQVAPAQAALAALQAVFPDRLYLEVSRCERPGDEAWVEQACALSRASGVPVVATNDVRFLRRDDFDTHEARVCIAQGRVIADERRPRDYTPEQYLKSPEEMAALFADLPEALENSVEIARRCTLSLAFGTYHLPNFPVPEGMTTDAFLVAEAQHGLEVRLAQQPRAASRETYEARLAYELDIIEKMGFAGYFLVVADFIQWAKANGCPVGPGRGSGAGSLVAYALRITDLDPLPYDLLFERFLNPERVSMPDFDVDFCMDNRDRVIQYVSERYGRDRVGQIITYATMAARGVVRDVCRVLGHGYGFGDRLAKLIPGTPGATLADAMEEVPELKASYAQDEETRAVLDLALSLEGITRGVGVHAGGVVIAPQPLTDYSPLFCEPGGGGLRTQFDMKDLETIGLVKFDFLGLKTLTIIEEAVQNIARGRGQTLDMLQLPMDDRETYELFASGDTTAVFQMESPGMQRASRDLKPDCFEDIVALVSLYRPGPMDLIPDYCARKRGDAPVEYLHPEMEPVLKPTYGIFVYQEQVMQMSQRMAGYTLGGADLLRRAMGKKKADEMATQRAIFEQGAETRGIDTQVASGVFDLMEKFANYGFNKSHAAAYALVSYHTAWLKTHYPAEFMAAVLSCEMAHTETIVVMRQECLRMGLQVLPPDINESHIRFAVPAAGQVRYGLGAIRGVGEGALQGILDERDRNGRFRDLFDFCHRIDLKRANKRVLEALIGSGSLDSFGLSRASLMATLPKALGLAEQAAHAADSGQEDLFGASTGSSAASPDLLPESVPDWSQRQTLEKERETLGFYLSGHPIDAYSEWVGQICSGPLATLIGAPPPPPAKPDAKPVWQPRVKAMFAAWVTDLRFFKGDKSAEGRMGRASYKLTLDDQTAQISAWIDADRWAQVQSQVKVEQLCFVIAELGWSPGREGRAPEPRLYNPEFLGVEQVLREYALRLNLRWRRAAADVPALRRLLADARDRYGVPIMLSLETASGVCEVEFDTEWRVRLSDALLQSLSGWLGADCVKVQFRKYVPPVVERRAERSFANVGGDDE, from the coding sequence GTGTCCTTCGTCCACCTGCGACTGCATACCGAGTACTCGCTAACGGACGGCGTGGTTCGCATCGAGCCGCCCAAGCGCAAGGGGGGCGGGCAGGGCGCCACCCTGACCTCGCGGGCGGCCGAACTCGGGTATCCGGCGGTGGCGGTCACCGACCAGTCGAACCTGTTTGTGCTGGTGAAGTTTTACAAGGCGGCGGAGTCTGCCGGCCTGAAGCCGCTGATCGGCTGTGACGTCTGGTTGGAGCCGGATGCCGCCGGCGACAGCCCGGAACGACTCACCTTGCTGGTGATGAATGACACCGGCTTCCGCAACCTCACCCGCCTGCTGTCGCAGGGGTACACCGAAGGCCAGGCGCGCGGCACCCCGCAGTTGCAGCGCGACTGGCTGGCCGACAATGCCGACGGATTGCTGGCCCTGACCGGGCGTGACGGCCCCGTGTTTCGCGCTGCCGCCGCCGACCAGGTGGCCCCCGCCCAGGCCGCGCTGGCGGCTTTGCAGGCAGTCTTTCCAGACCGGCTGTACCTTGAGGTGAGCCGCTGTGAACGCCCCGGCGACGAGGCCTGGGTCGAGCAGGCCTGCGCGCTGTCGCGGGCCAGCGGGGTGCCGGTGGTGGCCACCAACGACGTGCGGTTTCTGCGGCGGGATGACTTCGACACCCATGAGGCGCGGGTGTGCATCGCCCAGGGGCGGGTGATCGCCGATGAGCGCCGCCCGCGCGACTACACGCCCGAGCAGTACCTGAAGTCTCCCGAGGAGATGGCGGCACTGTTCGCCGATCTGCCGGAGGCCCTCGAGAACAGTGTCGAGATCGCCCGGCGCTGCACCCTCAGCCTGGCCTTCGGCACCTACCACCTGCCCAATTTTCCGGTGCCGGAGGGGATGACGACCGATGCCTTTCTGGTCGCCGAGGCACAGCATGGACTGGAGGTGCGTCTTGCCCAGCAGCCGCGCGCGGCCTCACGCGAGACCTACGAGGCGCGGCTGGCGTACGAACTGGACATCATCGAAAAGATGGGCTTCGCCGGGTACTTTCTGGTGGTGGCCGATTTCATCCAGTGGGCCAAGGCCAATGGATGCCCAGTGGGGCCCGGTCGCGGTTCGGGGGCGGGCTCGCTGGTGGCCTACGCGCTGCGGATCACCGACCTCGACCCCTTGCCCTACGACTTGCTGTTCGAACGCTTCCTCAACCCCGAACGTGTCTCCATGCCCGACTTCGACGTCGACTTCTGCATGGACAACCGGGACCGCGTCATCCAGTACGTCAGCGAGCGTTACGGGCGTGATCGGGTCGGGCAGATCATCACCTACGCCACCATGGCTGCCCGCGGGGTGGTGCGTGATGTCTGCCGTGTGCTCGGCCACGGCTACGGCTTTGGTGACCGTCTCGCCAAGCTGATCCCCGGCACCCCCGGAGCGACGCTGGCTGATGCGATGGAGGAGGTGCCTGAGCTCAAGGCCAGTTATGCGCAGGACGAGGAAACCCGGGCCGTGCTCGATCTCGCACTGTCGCTGGAGGGCATCACCCGCGGGGTCGGTGTGCATGCCGGCGGGGTGGTGATCGCGCCACAACCGCTGACCGATTATTCCCCGCTGTTCTGCGAACCGGGTGGCGGTGGTTTGCGCACCCAGTTCGATATGAAGGACCTGGAAACCATCGGGCTGGTGAAATTCGACTTTCTTGGCCTGAAGACCCTGACCATCATTGAGGAAGCGGTGCAGAACATCGCCCGTGGTCGCGGCCAGACGCTCGACATGCTGCAGCTGCCGATGGACGACCGTGAGACCTACGAGCTGTTTGCCAGCGGCGATACCACCGCGGTGTTCCAGATGGAATCGCCCGGTATGCAGCGCGCCTCACGCGACCTCAAGCCCGACTGCTTCGAGGATATCGTCGCCCTGGTGTCGCTGTACCGGCCGGGTCCGATGGACCTGATCCCCGACTACTGCGCCCGCAAGCGCGGTGACGCGCCGGTGGAATACCTGCACCCGGAGATGGAGCCGGTGCTCAAACCCACCTACGGCATCTTCGTCTACCAGGAACAGGTCATGCAGATGTCGCAGCGGATGGCCGGCTACACGCTCGGCGGTGCTGACCTGCTGCGCCGAGCCATGGGCAAGAAGAAAGCGGACGAAATGGCGACCCAGCGCGCCATCTTCGAGCAGGGCGCCGAGACCCGCGGTATCGACACGCAGGTCGCCAGCGGCGTCTTCGACTTGATGGAGAAGTTTGCCAACTACGGCTTCAACAAGTCGCATGCAGCCGCCTATGCCCTGGTCAGTTATCACACCGCCTGGCTGAAAACCCACTACCCGGCCGAGTTCATGGCGGCAGTGCTGTCCTGTGAAATGGCCCACACCGAAACCATTGTGGTCATGCGTCAGGAGTGTCTGCGCATGGGGTTGCAGGTGCTGCCGCCGGACATCAACGAGAGCCATATCCGGTTCGCGGTGCCGGCAGCCGGTCAGGTGCGCTACGGGCTCGGCGCCATCCGCGGGGTTGGCGAAGGCGCGCTGCAAGGCATTCTCGACGAGCGAGACCGCAACGGCCGCTTTCGCGACCTGTTCGATTTCTGCCACCGGATTGATCTCAAGCGAGCCAACAAGCGGGTGCTGGAAGCCCTGATCGGCAGCGGCAGTCTCGACAGCTTCGGCCTCAGCCGGGCGTCGCTGATGGCCACTTTGCCGAAGGCCCTGGGGCTGGCTGAACAGGCGGCGCATGCCGCCGACAGCGGGCAGGAAGACCTGTTCGGCGCCAGCACCGGGAGCAGCGCCGCCAGCCCCGACCTGCTGCCGGAGTCGGTTCCCGATTGGTCACAGCGGCAGACCCTCGAGAAGGAACGGGAAACCCTGGGATTCTATTTGTCGGGGCATCCGATCGATGCCTATTCGGAATGGGTCGGTCAGATTTGCAGTGGACCGTTGGCCACGCTTATCGGAGCGCCACCACCGCCACCGGCGAAGCCGGACGCCAAGCCGGTCTGGCAGCCGCGGGTCAAGGCCATGTTTGCTGCCTGGGTCACTGACCTGCGTTTCTTCAAGGGCGACAAGTCGGCCGAAGGGCGGATGGGACGGGCCAGCTACAAGCTCACCCTGGATGATCAGACGGCACAGATCAGCGCCTGGATCGATGCCGATCGCTGGGCGCAGGTGCAAAGTCAGGTGAAGGTGGAGCAGTTGTGCTTTGTCATCGCCGAGCTCGGTTGGTCCCCGGGTCGCGAGGGGCGTGCGCCGGAGCCACGGCTCTACAACCCCGAATTTCTGGGGGTCGAACAGGTATTGCGCGAATACGCGCTGCGGCTGAACCTGCGCTGGCGCCGCGCGGCAGCCGATGTGCCAGCGCTGCGCCGCCTGCTGGCGGACGCCCGTGATCGCTATGGCGTCCCGATCATGCTGTCGCTGGAAACGGCCAGCGGTGTCTGCGAGGTCGAATTCGACACTGAATGGCGTGTGCGCCTCAGCGACGCCCTGTTGCAGTCTCTGTCCGGTTGGCTGGGGGCGGATTGCGTTAAAGTCCAATTCCGAAAGTACGTCCCTCCGGTGGTTGAACGTCGCGCCGAGCGCTCGTTCGCCAATGTCGGCGGCGACGACGAATGA
- a CDS encoding acetyl-CoA carboxylase carboxyltransferase subunit alpha — protein MNLNYLDFEQPIAELEQKIEELRFSTNGSGVNLNEEITRLQGKSRELTEKIFSSLTPWQVAQLARHPQRPYALDYVRELFTEWEELHGDRHCHDDPAIVSGVARLDGRACVVIGQQKGRDAKERVHRNFGMPKPEGYRKALRVMKLAEKFHLPVLTFIDTPGAYPGIDAEERNQSEAIARNLFELSRLRTPVLATVIGEGGSGGALAIGVADHVMMLQYSIYSVISPEGCASILFKDAGRAAEAAEAMRITARDLYGHQLIDEIVAEPLGGAHRDVNTMMQTLKLRLIANLERLRGMPLTQLAARRQQRLMGYGAFEQVA, from the coding sequence ATGAACCTCAATTACCTCGATTTCGAACAACCGATCGCCGAGCTCGAACAGAAGATCGAGGAACTCCGCTTCTCGACCAATGGTTCCGGTGTCAACCTCAACGAGGAAATCACCCGACTGCAGGGCAAGAGCCGCGAGTTGACCGAGAAGATCTTCTCGTCGCTGACGCCATGGCAGGTCGCCCAGTTGGCGCGGCACCCGCAGCGTCCCTATGCCCTCGACTATGTCCGCGAATTGTTCACCGAGTGGGAAGAGCTGCACGGTGACCGGCACTGTCACGACGACCCCGCCATCGTCAGTGGTGTCGCCCGGCTTGATGGCCGTGCCTGCGTGGTGATCGGGCAGCAGAAGGGCCGCGATGCCAAGGAACGGGTACACCGCAATTTTGGTATGCCGAAGCCCGAGGGCTATCGCAAGGCACTGCGGGTGATGAAACTGGCTGAGAAGTTTCATCTGCCGGTGCTGACCTTTATCGACACCCCGGGGGCCTATCCGGGCATCGACGCCGAGGAACGGAATCAGTCGGAGGCCATCGCCCGCAACCTGTTCGAGCTGTCGCGGCTGCGGACGCCGGTGCTGGCGACGGTGATCGGTGAGGGTGGGTCGGGCGGTGCGCTCGCCATCGGTGTCGCCGACCACGTGATGATGCTGCAGTACAGCATCTACTCGGTCATTTCGCCCGAAGGGTGTGCGTCGATCCTCTTCAAGGATGCCGGTCGTGCCGCCGAGGCTGCCGAAGCCATGCGGATCACCGCACGCGATCTCTACGGGCACCAGCTGATTGACGAGATCGTGGCGGAGCCGCTGGGTGGCGCCCATCGCGACGTCAACACCATGATGCAGACACTGAAGTTGCGGCTCATCGCCAACCTCGAACGGCTGCGCGGCATGCCGCTGACCCAGCTCGCGGCCCGTCGGCAGCAACGGCTGATGGGCTACGGCGCCTTCGAGCAAGTTGCCTAG
- the tilS gene encoding tRNA lysidine(34) synthetase TilS gives MRLPLPSAPTPGAWVVAYSGGRDSTVLLHALWSTGQPLRAVHVHHGLQPAADSFAHHCRQTCKALGIALDVRHVAVCRDGSGPEAAARTARYAALSAALGDDDLLITAHHAQDQVETLLARLLRGSGLDGLGGIAHYRTSPSGRGVWRPLLDCWPAQLAAYAVHHDLRWVDDPHNADPRFQRVWLRQTVLPMLSSRHPGVASTLSDLAAEVRATAPMRKARDAALRHQCERPGPWGTALLIPRLLALPRVDQQRVLRAWWAAQGGAPPGAAAVASVLDEVVPARADGQPALQIGPDTLRRYRQCLYRDRSWSPPAAQTWRDGRELSVPGLGRWQAAQAPTRPLQLAFPCGGERILPAGEVHHRRLKQLFQQHGVPPWQRPRTPLLLAEGRLVAVAGVAVAADAPMALKWIEHADDAVTT, from the coding sequence ATGAGGCTGCCGCTGCCGTCCGCGCCCACCCCCGGCGCGTGGGTGGTGGCATATTCGGGCGGTCGCGATTCCACGGTTCTCTTGCATGCCCTGTGGTCCACCGGGCAGCCGCTACGTGCGGTGCACGTGCATCACGGTCTGCAGCCGGCGGCCGATAGCTTTGCGCATCATTGTCGACAGACCTGCAAGGCCCTCGGGATCGCGCTCGACGTGCGTCATGTCGCGGTGTGCCGTGACGGTAGCGGCCCCGAGGCTGCAGCGCGCACGGCACGCTATGCGGCGCTGTCGGCGGCGCTGGGTGACGACGACCTGCTGATCACCGCTCACCATGCGCAGGACCAGGTAGAAACCCTGCTGGCCCGGCTGCTGCGCGGTAGCGGTCTGGATGGACTGGGGGGAATCGCCCACTATCGAACCTCGCCGTCCGGGCGCGGCGTCTGGCGGCCACTGCTGGACTGTTGGCCGGCACAGCTGGCGGCCTATGCTGTCCACCATGATCTGCGCTGGGTCGATGATCCCCACAACGCCGATCCGCGATTTCAGCGCGTCTGGCTGCGCCAGACGGTGCTGCCGATGCTGAGTAGCCGACATCCTGGGGTGGCGTCGACGTTGTCGGACCTGGCCGCCGAGGTGCGGGCGACAGCGCCGATGCGCAAGGCGCGAGATGCCGCACTGCGGCATCAGTGCGAACGCCCCGGTCCGTGGGGCACCGCGCTACTGATTCCGCGACTCCTCGCGTTGCCGCGGGTCGATCAGCAGCGGGTTCTGCGGGCCTGGTGGGCGGCGCAGGGTGGGGCACCGCCGGGCGCCGCGGCCGTTGCCTCGGTGCTGGATGAAGTGGTGCCGGCCCGCGCCGATGGGCAGCCGGCACTTCAGATCGGCCCGGATACGCTGCGACGGTATCGCCAGTGCCTGTACCGCGATCGGTCATGGTCGCCGCCCGCCGCCCAGACTTGGCGTGATGGACGGGAGCTGAGCGTTCCCGGCCTCGGCCGTTGGCAGGCTGCGCAGGCGCCGACGCGACCGTTGCAACTTGCATTTCCATGTGGCGGCGAGCGGATCCTGCCGGCAGGTGAAGTGCACCATCGGCGACTCAAGCAGTTGTTTCAGCAGCATGGGGTGCCGCCCTGGCAACGACCGAGAACACCGCTATTGCTCGCTGAAGGCAGGCTGGTGGCGGTTGCCGGTGTTGCGGTCGCCGCCGATGCGCCGATGGCACTCAAATGGATCGAACACGCGGACGATGCTGTCACAACTTGA
- a CDS encoding 3-(methylthio)propionyl-CoA ligase: protein MQGLMMDQPLSISSLLVHADRYHGDTEIVSRRVEGDIHRYTYHDAHQRSRRAANMLERLGVAVGERAATLAWNGYRHFELYYAISGSGRVMHTINPRLHPEQVAWIANDAQDQVLFFDLTFAPLVDAVAPHCPNIKHWVALCAEADLPALKNIKPLAYETLLEQADSAYDWPLLDEQSAACLCYTSGTTGNPKGVLYSHRSTVLHAMGSCMPDVMNLSACDVVLPVVPMFHVNAWGTPYSCPIVGAKLVFPGPALDGASLTELFEQEKVTFTAGVPTVWLGLLQHLQKSGQKLTTVNRMVVGGSACPPALMKAFKDEFGIHIHHAWGMTEMSPLGTFNQLKNKHLPLSAEEQFKVHVRAGRPVFGVDIKIVDDAGKDLPWDGVAFGDLLVKGYWVVGQYYGLDKSPLVDGWFPTGDVATIDPDGFIQITDRSKDVIKSGGEWISSIDLENIAVSHPAVAEAGVIGVYHPKWDERPLLVVVLKDGQDVDRDALLAHFDGKIAKWMLPDDVQFVTELPHTATGKISKLKLREQFKDYRLPTV, encoded by the coding sequence ATGCAAGGCCTGATGATGGACCAGCCGCTGTCGATTTCGTCGCTGCTGGTTCATGCGGACCGTTATCACGGTGATACCGAAATCGTGTCACGGCGCGTGGAAGGTGACATTCATCGTTACACCTACCACGATGCCCACCAGCGCAGCCGCAGGGCGGCCAACATGCTGGAGCGTCTCGGGGTCGCCGTTGGAGAGCGCGCTGCCACGCTGGCGTGGAACGGCTATCGCCACTTCGAGCTCTACTACGCGATCTCCGGCTCCGGCCGGGTGATGCACACCATCAACCCGCGACTGCATCCCGAGCAGGTGGCCTGGATCGCCAACGACGCTCAGGATCAGGTGCTGTTCTTTGATCTGACCTTCGCCCCGTTGGTCGATGCCGTGGCACCGCACTGCCCGAACATCAAGCACTGGGTGGCACTCTGTGCCGAAGCTGACCTGCCAGCCTTGAAGAACATCAAGCCGCTGGCCTACGAAACCTTGCTGGAGCAGGCCGACAGCGCGTATGACTGGCCACTGCTCGACGAGCAGTCGGCGGCCTGTCTCTGCTACACCTCGGGAACTACCGGCAACCCCAAGGGCGTTCTCTACTCGCATCGTTCGACGGTGCTGCATGCGATGGGCTCGTGCATGCCCGACGTGATGAATTTGTCGGCCTGTGATGTGGTGCTGCCGGTGGTGCCGATGTTCCACGTCAACGCCTGGGGCACGCCATATTCATGTCCCATCGTCGGTGCCAAACTGGTGTTCCCGGGGCCGGCACTCGATGGTGCCAGCCTCACGGAGCTGTTCGAACAGGAAAAGGTCACCTTCACCGCCGGTGTGCCGACGGTGTGGCTGGGCCTGCTGCAGCACCTGCAGAAGAGCGGCCAGAAGCTGACGACCGTCAACCGTATGGTGGTGGGCGGTTCCGCCTGCCCGCCGGCACTGATGAAAGCCTTCAAGGACGAGTTCGGCATCCACATCCACCATGCCTGGGGGATGACCGAGATGTCACCACTGGGGACTTTCAACCAGCTCAAGAACAAGCATCTGCCGCTGTCAGCCGAAGAGCAGTTCAAGGTGCATGTCCGTGCCGGGCGCCCGGTGTTCGGGGTTGATATCAAGATCGTCGACGATGCCGGCAAGGACCTGCCTTGGGATGGCGTCGCCTTCGGTGACCTGCTGGTCAAGGGTTACTGGGTGGTCGGCCAGTACTACGGGCTCGACAAGTCACCGTTGGTGGATGGCTGGTTCCCCACCGGCGATGTGGCCACCATTGACCCGGACGGCTTCATTCAGATCACCGACCGTTCGAAGGATGTCATCAAGTCCGGAGGCGAATGGATCAGCTCCATCGACCTGGAGAACATCGCGGTCAGTCATCCGGCCGTGGCCGAGGCTGGAGTGATCGGGGTCTATCACCCGAAATGGGATGAGCGGCCGCTGTTGGTCGTGGTGCTCAAGGACGGGCAGGATGTCGACCGTGATGCGCTGTTGGCCCATTTCGACGGCAAGATCGCCAAGTGGATGCTGCCCGATGACGTCCAATTCGTGACCGAGCTGCCGCATACGGCGACGGGCAAGATCAGCAAGCTGAAGCTGCGGGAACAGTTCAAGGACTATCGTCTGCCCACCGTTTGA
- a CDS encoding CTP synthase, translating into MPDAPPQTRFIFVTGGVVSSLGKGIAAASLGAILESRGLKVHMIKLDPYINVDAGTMSPFQHGEVFVTEDGAETDLDLGHYERFLRGKTSRYSNVTTGQIYRNVLDKERRGDYLGKTVQVIPHITDEIREAIHRGAEGADICMVEIGGTVGDIESLPFLEAIRQMGVEIGRGNSLYMHLTLVPFVRASGELKTKPTQHSVKELRSIGIQPDVLICRSERALPDDERRKIALFTNVQQRSVISAIDLDDIYKIPAWLHLQGLDDLVLEHFNIEARRADLSAWQRVVDARDQQDTEVQVAMVGKYVDLADAYKSLNEALVHAGLHTQTRVKIRYLESESLETQGLRLLQGMDAILVPGGFGERGVEGKIAAARYARENRIPYLGICLGMQVAVIEYARNVCGLGDAHSTEFNPKTAHPVIGLITEWRDHAGQVHLRSASTGKGGTMRLGVQSCRLKAGSKSRSLYNAETIAERHRHRYEFNNNYKQALQDGGLDLVAESVENELVEMVEIPAHPFFIGCQFHPEFTSTPRDGHPLFEGFIRAARAHHLAHQHSEGSAA; encoded by the coding sequence ATGCCTGATGCGCCTCCGCAGACGCGTTTTATCTTCGTAACCGGGGGCGTGGTGTCCTCGCTGGGCAAGGGGATCGCAGCCGCGAGTCTCGGCGCCATCCTTGAATCACGTGGCCTCAAGGTCCACATGATCAAGCTCGACCCGTACATCAATGTCGATGCGGGCACCATGAGTCCGTTTCAGCACGGTGAAGTGTTCGTCACCGAAGATGGCGCCGAAACGGACCTGGATCTCGGGCACTACGAGCGGTTCCTGCGCGGCAAGACCAGCCGCTACTCCAATGTGACCACTGGCCAGATCTATCGCAACGTGCTCGACAAGGAGCGTCGCGGCGATTATCTCGGCAAGACGGTGCAGGTGATCCCGCACATCACCGACGAAATCCGGGAAGCGATCCATCGCGGTGCCGAAGGCGCCGACATCTGCATGGTGGAGATCGGGGGCACGGTGGGTGACATCGAGTCGCTGCCGTTCCTCGAAGCGATTCGCCAGATGGGCGTCGAGATCGGCCGTGGCAACAGCCTCTACATGCACCTGACGCTGGTGCCGTTCGTGCGGGCTTCGGGCGAACTCAAGACCAAGCCGACCCAACATTCGGTCAAGGAGCTTCGGTCCATCGGTATTCAGCCGGATGTCTTGATCTGCCGTAGCGAGCGCGCCCTGCCAGATGACGAGCGTCGCAAGATCGCCCTGTTCACCAATGTGCAGCAGCGCAGTGTGATCTCCGCCATCGACCTCGACGACATCTACAAGATTCCGGCGTGGTTGCACTTGCAGGGGCTGGATGATCTGGTGCTCGAACACTTCAACATCGAAGCCCGCCGCGCCGACCTGTCGGCCTGGCAGCGGGTGGTGGATGCGCGTGACCAGCAGGACACCGAGGTGCAGGTCGCCATGGTCGGCAAGTACGTCGACCTGGCGGATGCCTACAAGAGCCTCAACGAGGCCCTGGTGCATGCCGGCCTGCATACCCAGACCCGGGTGAAGATCCGCTACCTGGAGTCTGAGTCGCTGGAAACCCAGGGCCTTCGCCTGCTACAGGGCATGGACGCCATTCTGGTGCCAGGAGGCTTCGGTGAGCGCGGTGTCGAAGGCAAGATCGCCGCGGCCCGCTACGCCCGCGAAAACCGCATCCCCTACCTCGGCATCTGCCTCGGCATGCAGGTTGCCGTGATCGAGTATGCGCGCAATGTCTGTGGTCTCGGTGATGCCCATTCCACCGAGTTCAACCCGAAGACGGCGCATCCGGTGATCGGGCTGATCACCGAATGGCGCGACCATGCCGGTCAGGTCCATCTGCGCAGCGCCAGCACCGGCAAGGGCGGCACCATGCGCCTCGGCGTGCAGTCCTGTCGGCTCAAGGCCGGCTCGAAGAGTCGCTCGCTCTACAACGCCGAAACCATTGCCGAACGGCATCGGCACCGCTACGAATTCAACAACAACTACAAGCAGGCGCTGCAGGACGGCGGCCTCGACCTGGTGGCTGAATCGGTCGAGAACGAACTGGTGGAGATGGTGGAGATTCCTGCCCACCCATTTTTCATTGGCTGCCAGTTCCACCCCGAGTTCACCTCGACGCCGCGTGATGGTCACCCGCTGTTCGAAGGGTTCATCCGGGCGGCGCGGGCGCATCACCTTGCCCACCAGCACAGCGAAGGGAGTGCCGCATGA
- the kdsA gene encoding 3-deoxy-8-phosphooctulonate synthase yields the protein MKLLGRQIGLDQPLFLIAGPDTLESQQLALDVAGHIKAIADRLGILYVFKGSFDKANRSSHTSYRGPGLDDGLKIMQAVQQQIGVPVLTDVHEDTPVDPVAAVIDVIQTPAFLCRQTNFMQKWATCGRPINVKKGQFMSPWEMGNVIAKMKAVAPDGGFMLCERGFTFGYNNLVADMRGLALMREYAPVVFDATHTVQLPGGQGNASGGMRPMIPVLARAAVGAGVSGLFMETHPDPDNALCDGPNSLPLQHVEELLETLLALDSVIKRAPVLESRLHA from the coding sequence ATGAAGCTGCTCGGACGCCAAATCGGGCTGGATCAGCCGCTGTTCCTGATTGCCGGGCCGGATACCCTGGAATCGCAGCAGCTTGCGCTCGACGTGGCCGGTCACATCAAGGCCATCGCTGACCGCCTGGGGATCCTTTATGTCTTCAAGGGTAGCTTTGACAAGGCCAATCGCAGCTCGCACACGAGCTATCGCGGTCCGGGTCTCGACGACGGCCTGAAGATCATGCAGGCGGTGCAGCAGCAGATCGGCGTGCCGGTGCTCACCGATGTCCATGAAGACACGCCGGTGGACCCGGTGGCGGCTGTCATCGACGTGATCCAGACTCCCGCCTTTCTCTGCCGTCAGACCAACTTCATGCAGAAGTGGGCGACCTGTGGCAGGCCCATCAATGTCAAGAAGGGCCAGTTCATGAGCCCCTGGGAAATGGGCAACGTCATCGCCAAGATGAAGGCGGTGGCGCCGGACGGCGGCTTCATGCTGTGCGAGCGAGGCTTCACCTTCGGCTACAACAATCTGGTCGCCGACATGCGCGGTCTCGCATTGATGCGCGAATACGCGCCGGTGGTGTTCGATGCCACCCACACCGTGCAGCTACCGGGGGGGCAGGGCAATGCCTCCGGCGGTATGCGGCCGATGATCCCGGTACTGGCGCGTGCCGCGGTCGGTGCCGGCGTTTCCGGCCTGTTCATGGAAACCCATCCCGATCCCGACAACGCCCTTTGCGACGGCCCCAACTCGCTACCGCTGCAACATGTCGAGGAACTGCTGGAAACCCTGCTGGCGCTGGACAGCGTCATCAAGCGCGCTCCCGTTCTCGAATCCCGACTTCACGCCTGA